In one window of Qipengyuania profundimaris DNA:
- the prfB gene encoding peptide chain release factor 2: protein MRAEGQAHIERIEAALALVRQSLDWERALRRLDELDARVQDPTLWDDPKQAQVITQEQKRLETAITTVREIESEMSDAIEFVEMGEAEGDDEVVSEGLSSLEGLADRADRDKVQALLSGEADGNDTYIEIHAGAGGTESQDWAEMLFRMYARWAEQRGYKVETVEYQAGDQAGIKSATLLVKGDNAYGYAKTESGVHRLVRISPYDSSARRHTSFSSVWVYPVIDDDIDIEINPADLKIDTYRASGAGGQHINTTDSAVRITHQPTGIVVASQNDRSQHKNRATAMNMLKARLFEREMAEREAAASGEYQEKSDIGWGHQIRSYVLQPYQMVKDLRTGVQSPTPDDVLDGALDPFISAALAQRVTGETVEVEDAE, encoded by the coding sequence ATGCGTGCCGAAGGGCAGGCCCATATCGAGAGGATCGAAGCCGCATTGGCGCTCGTCCGCCAATCGCTCGACTGGGAGCGCGCCTTGCGCCGCCTCGACGAACTCGACGCGCGAGTGCAGGACCCGACCCTGTGGGACGATCCCAAGCAGGCGCAGGTCATCACGCAGGAGCAGAAGCGCCTCGAAACCGCGATCACCACCGTGCGCGAGATCGAGAGCGAGATGTCCGACGCCATCGAATTCGTCGAAATGGGCGAGGCCGAGGGCGATGACGAAGTTGTGAGCGAGGGGCTGTCCTCGCTGGAAGGCCTCGCCGATCGCGCCGATCGCGACAAGGTGCAGGCGCTGCTGTCGGGCGAGGCCGACGGCAACGACACCTATATCGAAATCCACGCAGGCGCGGGCGGGACCGAAAGCCAAGACTGGGCGGAGATGCTTTTCCGCATGTACGCCCGCTGGGCCGAACAGCGAGGCTACAAGGTCGAGACGGTCGAATATCAGGCAGGCGACCAGGCGGGCATCAAATCCGCTACGCTGCTGGTGAAGGGCGACAATGCCTATGGCTATGCGAAGACCGAGAGCGGCGTCCACCGCCTCGTCCGCATCAGCCCTTATGACAGCAGCGCGCGGCGCCACACCAGCTTCAGCTCGGTCTGGGTCTATCCGGTGATCGACGACGATATCGACATCGAGATCAATCCGGCCGACCTCAAGATCGACACCTACCGCGCCAGCGGTGCGGGTGGACAGCACATCAACACGACCGATTCCGCGGTCCGCATCACTCACCAGCCTACCGGGATCGTCGTCGCCAGCCAGAACGACCGAAGCCAGCACAAGAACCGCGCGACCGCGATGAACATGCTGAAGGCCCGCTTGTTCGAGCGCGAAATGGCCGAGCGCGAAGCGGCAGCCTCTGGGGAGTACCAGGAAAAGAGCGATATCGGCTGGGGCCACCAGATCCGCAGCTACGTCCTCCAGCCGTACCAGATGGTGAAGGACCTGCGGACCGGCGTTCAGTCTCCCACGCCCGACGATGTCCTCGACGGCGCGCTCGATCCGTTCATTTCCGCCGCACTCGCTCAGCGCGTGACCGGCGAAACGGTCGAGGTGGAGGACGCGGAGTGA
- a CDS encoding class I SAM-dependent methyltransferase — translation MRRGLALLPLIAASLAACDGGLLSTGDEPAEFPAPDRPVSGIGTYSIDSEDQRDSRGEAQTVMDLAELEPGMTVADIGAGNGYYTLRLAKRVGETGRVLAQDIDGDALARLGRRVERQRLDNVSIRRGEPADPRLPANSFDRVFMVHMYHEIEEPYEFLWRLWPSLREDGQVIVVDKDRPTDRHGIDPLLLSCELERVGYELVAFKDAPELLGYYAQFKAAATRPEPGEIEPCRGDSVAHEAPPIERPTKREKA, via the coding sequence GTGAGGCGCGGCCTCGCTCTTCTCCCTCTCATCGCAGCCAGTCTCGCCGCCTGCGATGGCGGGCTGCTGAGTACCGGAGACGAACCGGCCGAGTTCCCCGCGCCCGACCGTCCCGTGTCTGGCATCGGCACCTATTCCATCGACAGCGAGGACCAGCGCGACAGCCGCGGCGAAGCGCAGACGGTGATGGACCTTGCCGAACTCGAACCCGGCATGACAGTGGCCGATATCGGCGCAGGCAATGGCTACTACACGCTGCGCCTAGCCAAGCGCGTCGGCGAAACCGGCCGCGTGCTGGCACAGGATATCGACGGCGATGCTCTGGCGCGTCTCGGCCGCCGGGTAGAGCGTCAGCGGCTCGACAATGTCTCGATCCGCCGCGGCGAACCGGCCGACCCGCGCCTGCCCGCCAACAGCTTCGACCGCGTGTTCATGGTCCACATGTACCATGAGATAGAAGAGCCCTACGAATTCCTCTGGCGGCTGTGGCCGTCGCTGCGAGAGGACGGTCAGGTCATCGTGGTCGACAAGGATCGCCCGACTGACCGGCACGGGATCGACCCGCTGCTATTGTCTTGCGAGCTGGAGCGGGTGGGATACGAATTGGTCGCGTTCAAGGATGCGCCGGAACTGCTCGGCTACTATGCACAGTTCAAGGCAGCGGCTACGAGGCCCGAACCCGGAGAGATCGAACCGTGCCGCGGCGACAGTGTCGCACACGAGGCGCCGCCCATCGAGCGGCCGACGAAGAGAGAGAAAGCATAA
- a CDS encoding N-acetylmuramoyl-L-alanine amidase family protein — MAPRTQILLLLAIPLVLVVGLVLTSQRLPSSEVGRAYVQRVTLPSASDDLDLPSVSGDEALPLIVIDAGHGGHDPGASGQGLVEKSLVLSLASELKEELEAQGGVRVALTRDDDRYLLHAERFEIARRLNADLFLSIHADSAGDASEVEGASIYTLSNEASSDAAARFAERENASDRLNGVNLSDQSDTVSTILVELSQRRTQEQSAEFARLIRREGEGVLRFHPQAIRSAALKVLRAPDVPSVLFESGFITNAAEAERLGSAEGREQFAQIMARAIRIYFARQQ; from the coding sequence ATGGCACCGCGCACGCAAATCCTGCTGCTTCTCGCAATTCCGCTGGTCCTCGTCGTGGGTCTGGTGCTGACCTCGCAACGCCTGCCTTCATCGGAGGTTGGCCGCGCCTATGTGCAGCGTGTGACCTTGCCGAGCGCTTCCGACGATCTCGATCTGCCGAGCGTGTCGGGCGATGAAGCCTTGCCTCTGATCGTGATCGACGCCGGGCATGGTGGGCATGACCCCGGCGCATCAGGGCAGGGACTGGTGGAGAAATCGCTCGTGCTGTCACTGGCCAGCGAGCTGAAGGAGGAACTCGAGGCACAGGGCGGCGTGCGGGTCGCGCTGACCCGCGATGACGACCGCTATCTCCTCCATGCCGAACGGTTCGAGATCGCGCGCCGGCTGAATGCCGATCTGTTTCTATCCATCCACGCCGACAGCGCAGGCGACGCGAGCGAGGTGGAGGGAGCCAGCATCTACACGCTGTCCAACGAGGCATCGAGCGACGCGGCCGCCCGCTTCGCCGAGCGCGAGAATGCCTCCGACAGGCTCAACGGCGTCAATCTGTCCGACCAGAGCGACACGGTGAGCACGATCCTCGTCGAATTGTCGCAGCGTCGCACGCAGGAACAGTCGGCGGAGTTCGCCCGCCTGATCCGGCGCGAAGGCGAGGGCGTGCTGCGTTTCCATCCTCAGGCAATCCGCTCGGCCGCGCTGAAAGTTTTGCGCGCGCCCGACGTGCCTTCCGTGTTGTTCGAAAGCGGTTTCATCACCAATGCGGCAGAGGCGGAACGGCTCGGCTCGGCAGAGGGCCGCGAACAATTCGCGCAAATCATGGCGCGGGCCATCCGTATCTATTTCGCCCGGCAGCAATAA
- a CDS encoding class I SAM-dependent methyltransferase codes for MGLKSWYDAHVMPRVITYACAQPEIEERRRMVVPLARGHVFEIGCGGGLNQKLYDTEQVTAFSGIDPHGKLLDGARAEAERKGWAVDLRQGVGEAIPFQDSSFDTVVCTYTLCSVDDQAKVLSEMRRILRPGGRLLFLEHGRSPDAGVAKWQERIEPVWKPMAGGCHLTRPIGSALRGAGFAVEPLGQAYLPKAPKVMGWMEWGVARKEGA; via the coding sequence GTGGGACTGAAGAGCTGGTACGATGCGCACGTCATGCCGCGGGTGATCACCTATGCCTGCGCCCAGCCGGAAATCGAGGAACGCCGCCGCATGGTCGTTCCGCTCGCTCGCGGGCATGTATTCGAGATCGGCTGCGGCGGGGGCCTCAACCAGAAACTCTACGATACGGAGCAGGTGACGGCCTTCAGCGGGATCGATCCGCATGGCAAGCTACTCGACGGTGCCCGTGCCGAAGCCGAACGCAAGGGCTGGGCGGTCGATCTGCGGCAGGGTGTTGGCGAAGCCATACCGTTCCAGGACAGCAGTTTCGATACGGTCGTATGCACCTATACCCTGTGTTCCGTGGACGATCAGGCGAAAGTCTTGTCGGAAATGCGGCGCATCCTGCGTCCGGGAGGCCGATTGCTGTTTCTCGAGCATGGGCGTTCGCCAGATGCGGGGGTCGCGAAATGGCAGGAGCGGATCGAACCCGTCTGGAAGCCGATGGCCGGTGGATGCCATCTGACCCGACCGATCGGATCGGCACTGCGCGGGGCAGGTTTCGCCGTCGAACCGCTGGGACAGGCCTATCTGCCGAAAGCGCCGAAAGTGATGGGCTGGATGGAATGGGGCGTCGCGCGCAAGGAAGGCGCGTGA
- a CDS encoding Rne/Rng family ribonuclease — protein MATRMLIDARHQEETRVAVLKGNRIEEFDFESADHKQIKGNIYLAKVTRVEPSLQAAFVDFGGNRHGFLAFSEIHPDYYQIPKEDREALLAAEAEAAEEEARLRAEEEERGEMPGDEYDAEDESAEALAEDLAEDGLEEVDTSDKDKVSTIEEGQLDGDDDEDEDDDSEDEDDDSGNQRRGRGRKGRGRRQGKGGRSRAKEVDDARAKRMALRRRYKIQDVIQRRQVLLVQVVKEERGNKGAALTTYLSLAGRYTVLMPNSSHGGGISRKISSASDRKRLKQVVSDLSLPKTMGLIVRTAGLSRTKTEIKRDFDYLARLWDEIRERTLSSAAPALIHSDSDLIKRAIRDIYNREIEEVVVEGEEGYKSAKEFMKLLMPSHARRVKQYADPVPLFQRYGAEDQLKAMYDPVVQLKSGGYLVINPTEALVSIDINSGRSTKEHNIEQTALHTNLEAAREIARQLRLRDMAGLVVIDFIDQEHHSNTRKVEKAMKEALKNDRARIQVGRISSFGLMEMSRQRLRTGVLEATTRDCPHCDGTGLVRTASSAGLSALRLIEDEAAKGKGSIITLAASTEASVYLLNEKRADLMEIEERYGVTVVVRPEGEDEGAKMSVSSSGPRPTNVPKFETLVEDDDDDVDTEAFDDEDEDDDDNDRPRKKRRRRRGGRGRNKRRNDDNSADDDSDDNDDEEDETAEDNGNDNPKKRRRRGGRRRGGRGRGNRNDAGEEVENLEPVSKQVVEDMAVVAGPEDSSETAEAAAEEDAPKPKKRARKPKKTDDQPTDDSAATEEKPKAKRTRKPKAEKPEAETASDADSEEKPKPKRTRAKKAAPKKADGKASGEVAEQVTEDMAVVAGPEGTPETAEAAAEKKPARKPRVSKAKAKPKSDADTAPEMSAAPEEEVSAGTVETAKPRKGWWQRTFGDS, from the coding sequence ATGGCAACGCGCATGCTTATCGATGCGCGCCACCAGGAAGAAACCCGGGTGGCGGTCCTCAAGGGAAACCGGATTGAGGAGTTCGATTTCGAATCTGCCGATCACAAGCAGATCAAGGGCAATATCTATCTCGCGAAAGTAACCAGGGTCGAACCGTCGCTGCAGGCGGCCTTCGTCGACTTCGGTGGCAATCGCCACGGGTTCCTCGCTTTCAGCGAAATCCATCCCGACTATTACCAGATCCCGAAGGAGGACCGCGAGGCCCTGCTCGCCGCCGAGGCCGAGGCCGCCGAAGAGGAAGCCCGCCTGCGCGCCGAAGAGGAAGAGCGCGGCGAAATGCCCGGCGACGAATATGACGCCGAAGACGAAAGCGCCGAAGCTCTCGCCGAAGACCTCGCCGAAGACGGACTCGAAGAAGTCGACACGTCCGACAAGGACAAGGTCTCCACGATCGAGGAAGGCCAACTCGACGGCGACGACGACGAGGATGAGGACGACGATAGCGAAGATGAAGACGACGACTCCGGCAACCAACGCCGTGGACGCGGGCGCAAGGGTCGTGGTCGCCGCCAGGGCAAGGGCGGCCGCAGCCGCGCCAAGGAAGTCGACGATGCGCGCGCCAAGCGCATGGCGCTGCGTCGCCGCTACAAGATCCAGGATGTCATCCAGCGCCGTCAGGTGCTGCTCGTGCAGGTCGTCAAGGAAGAACGCGGCAACAAGGGCGCGGCGCTGACCACCTATCTCAGCTTGGCCGGACGTTACACCGTGCTGATGCCGAACAGCAGCCACGGCGGCGGCATCTCGCGCAAGATTTCCAGCGCATCGGACCGCAAGCGCCTGAAGCAGGTCGTCAGCGACCTGAGCCTGCCGAAGACCATGGGGCTGATCGTGCGCACTGCCGGGCTCAGCCGCACCAAGACCGAGATCAAGCGCGACTTCGACTATCTCGCCCGCCTGTGGGACGAGATCCGCGAACGCACCCTGTCTTCCGCCGCGCCGGCGCTGATCCATTCGGACAGCGACCTGATCAAGCGCGCCATCCGCGACATTTACAATCGCGAGATCGAGGAAGTCGTGGTCGAGGGCGAAGAAGGCTACAAGTCGGCCAAGGAATTCATGAAGTTGCTGATGCCCAGCCACGCGCGCCGGGTGAAGCAATATGCCGACCCCGTGCCGCTGTTCCAGCGCTACGGGGCGGAAGACCAGCTCAAGGCGATGTACGATCCTGTCGTGCAGCTGAAAAGCGGCGGCTACCTCGTGATCAACCCGACCGAGGCACTGGTGTCGATCGACATCAACTCGGGCCGCTCCACCAAGGAGCACAATATCGAGCAGACCGCGCTGCATACCAACCTGGAAGCTGCGCGCGAGATCGCTCGCCAGTTGCGGCTGCGCGACATGGCGGGCCTCGTCGTCATCGACTTCATCGACCAGGAGCACCACTCCAACACCCGCAAGGTCGAAAAGGCGATGAAGGAAGCGCTGAAGAACGACCGCGCGCGCATCCAGGTGGGCCGCATCTCGAGCTTCGGCCTGATGGAAATGAGCCGCCAGCGCCTGCGCACCGGTGTGCTCGAAGCGACCACCCGGGACTGCCCGCATTGCGATGGCACCGGCCTTGTGCGCACTGCGTCCTCCGCCGGCCTGTCGGCGTTGCGTCTGATCGAAGACGAAGCCGCCAAGGGCAAGGGATCGATCATCACGCTGGCCGCCAGCACCGAGGCCTCGGTCTATCTGCTCAACGAAAAGCGCGCCGATCTGATGGAGATCGAGGAGCGTTACGGCGTGACCGTGGTCGTCCGTCCAGAAGGCGAAGACGAAGGCGCGAAGATGAGCGTGTCGAGCTCCGGCCCTCGTCCAACCAACGTGCCCAAGTTCGAAACCCTCGTCGAGGACGATGACGACGACGTCGACACCGAAGCCTTCGACGATGAGGATGAAGACGATGACGACAACGATCGTCCCCGCAAGAAGCGTCGCCGCCGTCGCGGTGGTCGTGGCCGCAACAAGCGCCGCAACGACGACAATAGTGCAGACGACGACAGCGACGATAACGACGACGAGGAAGACGAAACCGCCGAGGATAACGGCAATGACAACCCGAAGAAGCGGCGCCGCCGTGGTGGACGCCGTCGGGGCGGTCGCGGTCGCGGCAATCGCAACGATGCCGGCGAGGAGGTCGAAAACCTCGAACCGGTGTCCAAGCAGGTCGTAGAGGACATGGCCGTGGTCGCCGGTCCGGAAGACAGCTCGGAAACGGCGGAAGCCGCAGCCGAGGAAGATGCGCCGAAGCCGAAGAAGCGCGCTCGGAAGCCGAAGAAGACCGACGACCAGCCAACCGACGATAGCGCCGCCACCGAGGAAAAGCCCAAGGCCAAGCGCACCCGCAAGCCGAAGGCGGAGAAGCCTGAGGCGGAAACCGCTTCCGATGCCGACTCCGAGGAAAAGCCGAAGCCCAAGCGTACTCGCGCGAAGAAGGCGGCACCCAAGAAAGCGGATGGCAAGGCTTCCGGCGAAGTGGCTGAACAGGTCACCGAAGACATGGCAGTCGTCGCCGGACCGGAAGGCACTCCCGAAACTGCCGAGGCCGCTGCCGAAAAGAAGCCTGCCCGTAAGCCGCGTGTGAGCAAGGCGAAGGCGAAGCCCAAGTCCGATGCCGATACTGCGCCTGAGATGAGCGCTGCGCCGGAGGAAGAAGTGTCAGCCGGAACCGTCGAAACTGCCAAGCCCCGCAAGGGCTGGTGGCAGCGGACCTTCGGCGACAGCTAA
- a CDS encoding penicillin-binding protein 1A gives MSDATPLQYYRHRLTDDPRRLIVWFKDNWATNRKLRVVSYAAGVAVVLLVLAWATLARNLPDAESLLDYETPLPTVVRGVDGEIVHSYARERRVQLQYGDFPDQMIEAYLSAEDKTFFSHGGVDLTGTLNAVVDYATKFGSDERAVGGSTITQQVAKNLLLGDEYSITRKLKEMILATRIESVLTKQEILELYLNEIPLGRRSFGVQAAARAYFDKDVGDLDLHETAFLAILPKAPERYGRERYRELALVRRDFVLDQMQANGFVTSAEASRAKAQPLGLVQQRSERSADAGYFLEEVRRQLIDRFGETAEDGGNSVYAGGLWVRTSLDTELQDAARDALRAQLISYHGNRGFTGPVATLNPENGDLHSQLASSNLSINYEDWRIGVITATGSSPTIGFTDGEDYPLIGAPSSLKLGDVVAAVQSGDGYRLRGVPEISGGFLAQAPQTGRVLAMQGGFDSRLGAFNRATQAERQPGSTIKPFVYASALDHGMTPATEVPDQTFCVWQGANLGEKCFRNFGGGGGGVHTMRWGLEQSRNLMTIHIADTTGMDNVVKTIKRVGIGDYEPYYSFALGAGDTTVARMVNGYAALANWGRQTEGSVIDYVQDRRGKVIFRSDNRECTGCNMDQWDGQPMPRFEPQGKQVLDPRTAFQVVHMLQGVVTRGTAVRLRSLELPLFGKTGTTNGPTNAWFVGGTPDIVAGMYVGFDQPRNLGGWVQGGNTAAPIMKRFVEATRERWNAEDFVAPPGVRMVKVDRRTGKRVFDGTPSDDPKAAIIWEAFKPDTEPPRSTRSDVIAAKRNEILELIRRARQGPTQRAAAREVERPDDFVEEQGGIY, from the coding sequence ATGTCCGACGCTACCCCCCTCCAGTATTATCGCCACCGGCTGACCGACGATCCACGGCGGTTGATCGTCTGGTTCAAGGACAATTGGGCCACCAATCGCAAGCTGCGAGTCGTCAGCTATGCCGCCGGCGTGGCCGTGGTCCTGCTGGTGCTCGCCTGGGCGACGCTGGCGCGCAACCTGCCCGATGCGGAAAGCCTGCTCGATTACGAGACGCCGCTGCCGACCGTGGTGCGGGGAGTCGATGGCGAGATCGTCCATTCCTACGCCCGCGAGCGTCGCGTGCAGCTGCAATATGGCGACTTCCCCGATCAGATGATCGAGGCCTATCTCTCGGCCGAAGACAAGACCTTCTTCAGCCATGGCGGCGTCGACCTGACGGGCACGCTGAATGCCGTCGTGGATTACGCGACGAAGTTCGGTTCGGACGAGCGCGCCGTGGGCGGATCGACCATCACGCAGCAGGTGGCGAAGAACCTTCTGCTGGGCGACGAGTATTCGATCACCCGCAAGCTCAAGGAAATGATCCTTGCGACGCGCATCGAGAGCGTGCTGACCAAGCAGGAGATCCTCGAGCTCTATCTCAACGAAATTCCGCTCGGGCGGCGCAGTTTTGGCGTGCAGGCAGCAGCGCGCGCCTATTTCGACAAGGATGTCGGCGATCTCGACCTGCACGAGACGGCATTCCTCGCGATCCTGCCGAAGGCGCCCGAACGCTACGGCCGCGAGCGCTATCGCGAACTGGCGCTTGTCCGGCGCGATTTCGTACTCGACCAAATGCAGGCAAACGGATTTGTGACGTCGGCAGAGGCGAGCCGCGCCAAGGCACAGCCGCTCGGCCTCGTTCAGCAGCGAAGCGAGCGATCGGCCGATGCGGGCTATTTCCTCGAAGAAGTCCGCCGGCAGCTCATCGACCGCTTCGGCGAGACTGCCGAGGACGGCGGCAACAGCGTCTATGCTGGCGGGCTGTGGGTGCGGACCTCGCTCGACACCGAGTTGCAGGATGCCGCGCGCGATGCGTTGCGCGCGCAGCTGATTAGCTACCACGGCAATCGCGGCTTCACCGGGCCCGTCGCCACGCTCAATCCCGAAAACGGCGACCTGCACTCGCAGCTCGCCTCGTCCAATCTCTCGATCAATTACGAAGACTGGCGCATTGGCGTGATTACCGCGACCGGTTCGTCGCCGACCATCGGCTTCACCGATGGCGAAGACTATCCGCTGATTGGCGCGCCCTCGTCGCTCAAGCTGGGCGACGTGGTGGCCGCAGTCCAGTCCGGCGATGGCTATCGCTTGCGCGGCGTGCCGGAAATTTCGGGCGGTTTCCTCGCTCAGGCGCCGCAGACGGGCCGCGTGCTTGCCATGCAGGGCGGCTTCGACAGTCGCCTCGGCGCATTCAATCGCGCGACGCAGGCCGAACGCCAGCCCGGTTCGACGATCAAGCCTTTCGTCTATGCCTCCGCGCTCGACCACGGCATGACCCCGGCGACCGAAGTACCAGACCAGACATTCTGCGTCTGGCAGGGCGCAAATCTCGGCGAGAAATGCTTCCGCAATTTCGGCGGTGGCGGTGGCGGAGTGCACACCATGCGCTGGGGGCTCGAACAAAGCCGCAATTTGATGACCATCCACATCGCCGACACGACCGGCATGGATAATGTGGTCAAGACGATCAAACGCGTCGGCATCGGCGACTACGAGCCGTATTACTCCTTCGCATTGGGCGCAGGCGACACGACGGTCGCTCGTATGGTCAACGGGTATGCCGCACTGGCCAATTGGGGGCGGCAGACCGAGGGTTCCGTCATCGATTACGTGCAGGACCGCCGCGGCAAGGTGATTTTCCGCTCCGATAATCGCGAGTGCACCGGCTGCAACATGGACCAGTGGGACGGCCAGCCGATGCCGCGCTTCGAACCGCAAGGGAAGCAGGTGCTCGATCCGCGCACCGCGTTCCAGGTCGTCCACATGCTGCAGGGCGTCGTGACGCGCGGTACCGCCGTGCGCCTCCGCAGCCTCGAGCTGCCGCTGTTCGGCAAGACCGGGACTACCAACGGGCCGACCAATGCCTGGTTCGTTGGCGGCACGCCGGATATCGTCGCGGGCATGTATGTCGGCTTCGACCAGCCGCGCAATCTCGGTGGTTGGGTGCAGGGCGGCAATACTGCCGCGCCGATCATGAAGCGCTTCGTCGAGGCCACGCGCGAGCGCTGGAATGCCGAGGACTTCGTCGCCCCGCCCGGTGTGCGCATGGTCAAGGTCGACCGGCGCACAGGCAAGCGCGTGTTCGACGGCACCCCGTCGGACGATCCGAAGGCGGCGATCATCTGGGAGGCATTCAAGCCCGATACCGAACCGCCGCGCTCCACCCGCTCGGACGTGATCGCTGCCAAGCGCAACGAAATCCTCGAGCTGATCCGCCGTGCCCGGCAGGGTCCGACCCAGCGGGCAGCGGCTCGCGAGGTGGAACGTCCCGACGATTTCGTCGAGGAACAGGGCGGTATCTACTAG